Genomic segment of Syngnathus acus chromosome 10, fSynAcu1.2, whole genome shotgun sequence:
AGGAAAAGCGTCCTTGTACTCCTGTAGGTGTTTACAGACAGTGGATAGGTCTGTTTCATTTGGACATTTCTTGAGCAACATCTGTTTTGCCACAAGAATTCCATTTTTTAGATCATCTGCCACAGTGCCAGCCAGCGCGGACAGAGGATGCAACCCGGCTGAATCTAGAAATGTGCTGGATTTGGGTGCAAGAGTAGATATGGCTCTCATCAGCTCAACGTTCTTCTGAGAAAATCTATTCTCCATTTCTGAAATGGCCCTGTCAAGGATGTTGAGCAGAGATCTTTTCAGAGACTGAGAGGGGGAAATGGTTGGATCGTCCGAGTGTGTATGGCCCACAGTTGAGAGCACGGCACTTTGACCAAGACATTTGCTCATTGTCCTCCTTCTCTTTGGAGGCGGTGCATCGTCCCCAGCAGCTGCCTGAGATGACTCTCCCCAATCCTCGTCTTCACGGAGGCTTTTTAAGGACTCCAGTGCTGCAGCAACAACCTCAGAAGCACCGCACATATCCACAGACTGAGACTGTAGAATTGCATTTGCTGGTTTCAAGACACCAAGCACCAGCACTAGAAACTTTCCAGTCTCAAAGAAGTGACGCCTCGAAATTTGACACAGCAGGCCCGATGCCTCGGTGCACAGGTCAACAGCAGCACTATCATCCTCTGTCATCTCAGATAGGATACTGACAATATGGTCTTGATTGTCAACAATGCACCTTGTCAGCTCATAGTGGCTTCGGATTTCAAGCAGCCTTTTAAGGTTAGGTGCATTCTATTCCTCAGACACATAGTGGTGCTGAAAAAACTTGTACAATGAACTAGAGAGGTTAAAAAATCTCTTTGCACATGGTTCACTCTGTATGGCATGCACAACCACTAAGTGCAGTTGATGGTTGTAGCAGTGGATGTATGGGATATGCCTAGCAATCTTGTTTTGCAGCAGAGCTTGTACACCACCTCTTATCCCGCTCATCACAGAAGCTCCATCATAACACTGGCTAAGTATGTCGTCAGCACTGTAGCCAGCATCAGAAAGGTGTGTCAGTATTTCAGACGTGATGTACTCTGCATCAAGTTGATGCAAGTCAATCAACCCAATAAGATGCTCCTCTGGCATGGAATTGCTGACAAATCTAATCATCACAGACACATTTTCCACATTGCACCTGTCCCTGGTCCCATCACTTTTGAGGCAAAACCCTGCAGAATCagcattttcatatttttacatttacatgttgAGTGAGGTGTAAACAGTCCAATAGTTGCAGGGGGGCAGGAGGGGGTGTCGACATGGATGTTAACATCAGTGTAGTAGGCAGCCGGCTAACTGTGGAGGTTCGCCGCGGTCCAGGCGACCGTGGGCCGACCGCGCCAGCCTCACCGACACCGTCCTCTCCTTCCTCGCCAGCTCCGCCCGACAGGGCCTCTCCGCTCAACTTATGGCCCGTTGCGGTCCCGGCAACTGCGGCCCGACCGCTCCAGCCTGCACGCTAAAACCAAATGCTAAAAACTCAACTTTAATAatggctaaaaaataaataaataaaaacactaaaactaaactaattCCGGTGGAGAAGCGGTGAACAATCAGCGccagcgtcctctccccagatTACTTCCTCCAAATGttcaaataataacacatgaaagccaaattgagcaaattggctatttcagaagtgtgtgtcaagcgggtagccctttgccttaatcagtacccaggaagtagatctcggtttaagaaaggttggtgacccctgctctacaacATGCGTGGCACCTGATACAATTGTGTTTCGTCTCTGCGAGcggcacttgtctttgtccttgtctcttatttaaccttttttgaaatgttggcACTCgtatgcgctgctgtgacaagtaaatttccccgctgtggaatgaataaagttctatcatcatcatcaattggaaatgtttcttatttcaaattgaaatgcaGCTGATGCACTTTCTGGGTCATCTCGCTGCTTTTCAGACTCGCACTACTCAACTCGCTACGTTCATTTTAGTATCTCTAAAGTGCTAATTATGATCGTTCTCACTTTGGGCTGTAACAAGACTGattcattgtatttattctTATCACTTTATTCTGAGGGCATTTTATTGATCAGTTTGAGCGGAAAGTATTCAATCAATAACGACCATTTGGATCACAAAACATCTAGTTGTCAAGTTATTATTGATGATGGATGTCATGAGAAGTGAGGACAGTTCACAGCAAGTACTGCAAATCATATTTTAGTCAATAGAGGGGGCCACAAGACCGCTACAAGATCTTGTAGCGCCACATCAGCTGGGGCAAAACTGACACTCGTCATCCAAAACGAAATTTGAAAGACAGCAAATTGTTAACAAATGCTTTATTTAAGATAAGAGTGTTAGTGCCGTTAAGTAAACTTCATGTACCTTATCAGCTAGCTTTATAGTAGACGGGAATACATTGCTATAACTGTTGGAAGTTTAAGTTCATACAtttggaaaattaaaaaaatgacacaaatcaaAGTGGTGAACACCAGCATAAATATGCAAACGATGAAATATGGAAAAGCCATCGTACATTAATTAAATGTTATACAGGAGAGTatgtaattaataattaacatttcacgataatggaaataaaattgtatctaATCTTTCCAAGAAAATCTTTATATAGTCTCCtgaatattatataaataataaatactcgAGTTGTTcgaattgtttatttttattcatttatttttggcaAATTAAAAAGTGAGAACAGAGTAGGCAATCAGTGATTTGTAACAAAACTGGCCAGAGTTGAATCTTTCATCCAGCGCTCCACTTTTCCACATGCAATATGGCGGAAAAGTTGACCTACGTTCAGCAATTAAGCTGGGTTTATGGATATTTTCAATGATAAAAGCCATCGACGGTCACGTGATTTCACGGAAAGCCAAACTTTAATTTACGTTGTAGTTACGCAGCCCACCAGGGGGCGGCGCTGTTTCAACGAgtggtttatttatatatatatatatatgtttttaagacgcgcacacacacgcacagtcaTATGCGGGAGTCGAACTCATGGTCCATGCACACAAGACAGTCGAGTGTACCACGACACTTTCAGCCATCCTCAGTTTATTAACATACTGTTGGAGTGAGTGACGTCATCGCCAGGCTGAATTGGCTTGCCTGAAAGGTAATCGAAGCGCGTCCTGCGCTTCGCTGTTCTTTCCGCGTTCGCCTGTTGGACGACGAGTCGCAACTATGACCGAATACCCTGCTTGACGAAAATCGAGAAACAACTTGATGATTACAATGAATTTACTTGCATTCTTTGTTTTGGCTGTGCAAATATACAGCGTGACGCCTGGTAAGTTGGACTTTTCGGTTTATTATTCTAAAGATTGACGCTCTTGATTTGGAAGTGACGCAGTCATTATTGTTTATTGCTTTCGTTTTCGCCACTCGTCTGTTGCGTCGGCATTTTAAGTTCTTCCACCTGAACGCCCGTTTTGTCGGAGTTATACGGGAATACATAgctattattatgaatgtaAGAAAGTTGGaaaacttgaaaatggcacaaATCAAAGTGATGTGCCCCAGCATAAATATGCAATCGATGAAATATGGAAAAGCCTACGCACAAGAATGAAATGTTGTACAGGGGAGTCGTTGCAATTCATAATTAACATTTCACAGTCATGGCAATAAACATGTGTCTcatctttcagaaaaaaacattgtatagCCTCCTTACATTATAATGTCGATAAGAGTCATCATGTCTCCGTAAATGATATAAGGCagttcttttgttcagacaagcgacatttttgtacatttttcctgctgacagtttcgactGTGAGGAAGACTGGAGACACAAtcgaaactgtcagcaggtaACATCTAAAAGTGTTTCACTTGTCCGAACAAAAGGATTGCCTCATATTATTaatggattttttgtttttacaaatgaAGGAGGTTGGCAAAAGTTACGTCATTCGATTTCTTTCATCAGTGGATGTCAATCACTGCTGAGGGGCATCAAATATCTCGCTTAGGGCGTCACACTGAAATCCAACATATTAACaactgggagaaaaaaacaaaggcaggTTGTCAAATTCAAGTTTGACAAGTTTGACAAGTTTGTGCGGAAGAACGCGTTTGGAGAAACATGACATTTCCAATTTCAAGTGCTGCAAAGTTCCAACTGCAGGCCGAatcattgaaaatatgaagattgatttgatcatgtgtgtcatttttgtgtttgccttCCAGTCATTCACACGCTCAATTATTTCATGACGGGCTCTCAAGTTGCAAAGCTACCAGAGTACTGGGAGGCCGCGTATGTTGACGGCGTTCAGATTCTGCACTTTGACAGCAACCACAggaaagcaaaagcaaaacaagactGGGTGGACAAAATCACAGAAGATGATCCGCACTACTGGGAGAGAGAGACGGCGATCAGTATTCAGACTGAGCAGATCTTCAAAGTCAGCattgaaaacattaaaaagcgCTTCAACCAAACTGGAGGTTTGTTTACGTCCAACCTTCTGCTCgtcaaatgacactttttctGTCACTGCTGGCTTCTCTCTGATCATCGTCCTCGCTGAATCTTGTGCGCCATCCTTTCAGGTGTTCACATGTATCAGTGGATGTACGGCTGTGAATGGAATGATGAGACTGGGGAGGTTGATGGTTGGGAGCACCACAGTTACGATGGAGAAGACTTCATATCATTTGAGCTGAAGACGATGAGCTGGATCGCAGCACATCCGCAAGCTTTCATCACCAAACTCAAGTGGGACCAAGACGACGGGTTCAATCAATACTGGAAGAATATTCTCACTGAGGTGTGTCCTTTACGGTTGAAGAAGCACGTGAGCAACGGGAGGGAGTTCCTGACCAGAACCGGTACATTGTCCTCTCACGCCTTCTCTGCGTCTTTCAAGCTCACACACAATGTCCATCTTTGCCGCTCTTTCAAgttgtttcttttcctccatGCACATCCTCCACTCTTCTCTCCATCTTTGCGCGCAGAGCTTCCCACGGTGTCTCTCCTGCAGAAGACGCCTTCCTCTCCGGTCACCTGCCACGCCACGGGTTTCTACCCCAGGACGTCGGACCTCTTTTGGAGGAAGGACGGCGAGCAGATCCACGAGGACGTGGAGATGGGGGAGACCCTCCCCAACCACGACGGAACCTTCCAGACCACGGCCGACCTGAAAGTGGAGCTGACGCCCGATGCGGAGGGCCGCTACGAATGCGTGTTCAAACTGGATGGCGTCCGGGAGGAGATGGTCACCAAGCTGTACGCCAGAAGCATCCTGAGCAACGCGCGCATCCAGGGTGAGCAATGCGTCGGACACGGCTCGGCGTCACGCCCACAGTCGTTCACGTGTCTTGTTTTGTTGCCatgtgaagaagaggaagacagGAAGAAGGCGGTGGCCATCGCTGTCCCGCTGGTGGTCCTGGCTCTGGTGGCGGTGGCGGTGGCGCTGGGGGTGTTCCTGGCCAAGCGTCGCAAAAGCCAAAAAGGTGAACGTCGACACAAATGTTTGCTCCGTTTGTGGCGATTCCTAATCTCCTCTCGCTTCTCTTCCATTTCAGCCATTTACGTTCCAGCTTGTAAGTGAGACGTTTTGCCCTTccttttttggaaaaaatggCAATGCcttgaatgtattttcttttatgctcCCTCAGGCAATGCCTCATCTTCTGAGCCGGACTGAATGAACCCCACTAAGGTTGAAGGgatgtcttcttttcttgGGTGCCACGCTTGATTGAATCATCGCATTccaactgtatgaaatatttggaaatgtttcttatttcaaattgaaatgcaaCAGTTTTTCAAGTGCAGTGAATTGTAATTGTATTTACTTCACTAGTTCTTCCAAATACCGCTAGAGGGAGCCAACATACCACAAGTAATATCCGCATCACACGTTGCTTTTTTTGAAGTGCTTTTTTGTTAAGCGAGCTACTGATTAATTTGATATAAGTTTGAGTatcattataaaaatatttgaaatgaggTTTCTGGTCACTGTATTTTCACTTGTGGATATATAATTTAGCCAGGATAAGCAAGAAATTTCTGATAAAGAACACgtcttttttctgttgtcttctaaaaaaaagcatacaaaACACATTCCTATTTACAGAAAAGTCCATGTGGAgtttattttgatgtttttattttatttatctccGTCATTGATGTGTATTTTGATCAATAGACAATTCAACTTTAGCAAGTAAACGCATATTTACATAATTATGCTTGAGAAGGAACaagatgaagaaaatcttATAGTTCCTGCCCCCTTccacataataataaaataaaacaacataatAAGTGCAAAACTTCATCAAGTACAAACCAAACACCTCACgagaaaatatatacaaaaccAGACAAGAAATAACtaaattcataaatataaaGTGAAATGTCAACTCTTACGGCTGTCCATATAATCTTATTGTTCTGTcgttatggattttttttcaactggaatatatttttacaatacTTTATCTCATTGAAAAGAGAAGGTACGAATAGAAATCGATGGAACTGAAATTGAAAgggtgcaggaaaacaaatttcttgggGTTATAATAGATGACAGGCTGAGTTGCTGAGTCAAACTATGGAGCAGTCtaagtgaggaactcaagcaaagtccaaatatccacTGTTCTGCCCtcagaattgttttcatgatgtaagaaatgttttctatgtAAAGAAGCATACGCAATGGTTATTTGTCGTTCGGAAGCAAAGcggaaatgtattttgaaatgcaccGGAAGCTGcgcatgtttttgttgaagcgaCTTGACAACTGATGAGTTGAGAGACGTTAGGGCTACTCGCGTCATCTAAGCGAATCTTTGTTTATAAAATAAGAATATTCATAGAATAAACtaagtgtgtttgttgtttcacTTGCAGTTTCACTCGTGTTTAACACTGAACAGAAATAAAGGGAGCAAGACGCTCTGAATCCTGGCGCAAGTGTTCTATACATGAGTTGGGCTGGCTGATGAACTGTGACAACGAAAAGATTCAAACATGGCCGCCAAATCGACGACACGGAGACGGTAGACTTTGAAGAGAATTCACGTCGACCTTCATCTTCCAAGTCATCAGTCCACAGTCGATCGAGAGCTAGTGCTACCTTCAAACGCTCGTCATCCTACAATTCCGTTCTGGAGGCAGCTGCCAGAGCTTCGGCTGAAGCAGCGGCAACCAAGGTAGCCTAGTCAAGGAAGCAGTTGGAAATTAAAAGGCAACGAGCTAGGCTAGACATAGATTTAGAAGAATTAGAAATTGAAAAGGAAGCAGAAGATTATGTGCAAAGCCAAACGCAGCTCAACGCGCAGTCCCTTGTAGCCTACAGTGTTGTCTGGCGCCGCGAAGCCACACATAGTCCACCACCTGCGGCAGCTGAGGAGAGGTCCTCACACAACGTCTGCAGACCATCAGTGAATGAGGAACGTGAGGAAAAGGAGCAGTTCCAAGAGGCAATCAACACTCCGtattatgcccccccccccatttcatGGTGCAGTCAGACCTTGTGAGTCCAGCCTCCTACGACAGTCATCAGCCACACCGACGACACCACCACGCATGGATGACTTCAGGCCTTTGCGTGATAACTTCAGGCCTCTTCAGAGTGACATCGGAACCCCGACTCAGCCTTCACATGCAGCAAGGCACACATCTGCCCCAAAGCCACCTGACAGTCCACATATGCAACAAGGTCAGTATTCTCCTCCTCATGCCAGCCCTCCACACATGATAGACTTTGCCAAGTTTCTTGCTCGCAGAGAATTAGTGACGACTGGCCTCACAAAATGTGATGATATGCCAGAGAAGTCCTCATTCCTAAATGCAACACAAGGCTTAGGTTTATCATACAGTGAGGAGCTGGACCTCTTGGTGAAGTGGCTCGGTAAAGACTCGTCTGAACATGTAAAGAGGATCCGTGCTGTTTATGTCACCGAGCTCAAAGCTGCTCTACAACTGTCCTGGGATAGACGGCGTGAATGCTATGGCGCACCAGAAATAATTGAAAACGCCCTGTTCAAAAGAGTGGACGATTTTCCCCGTCTGACAACACGAAGCTAAGATTGCTCAGTGATCTCCTCATGGAGCTATTAGCAGCCAAAAACGATGGATATCTTCCTGGCCTTGCATACCTCGACACGCCTCGTGGGATAAAGCCTATTGTGGAGAAGTTACCTTCAGGCCTGCAGGAGAAATGGCTCGGTGTAGGCTCAAAGTACAAGGAGCGCTACAGGACATCTTTCCCTCCCTTTTCGTTTTTGGTGGACTTTGTGTACGGCCAAGCCAAGGCTCGAAATGACCCAAACTTCAGCCTGTCCATCAGTAGCCAGCCGTACAGCAAAGGTGAGGAAGCTCCATTCAAGCCAAGTGAATTTAAGACTGCTGTGCGCAAAACAGACGTGTCTGGTACCACTGATGCAAACGCCTTAAACTCTACGGACgatggaaaggaaaacaatgaGCCGGCTCGTGATTGCCCTGTGCGCAAGAAAACGCGCCCATTGGAAATATGCAGATCATTTAGAGCAAAAACATtacaggaaagaaaagaccACCTTGCCAAGGATTGTCAGGCATCATTGAAATGTGGTGAGTGCGACAGCCAAAGACACAGCTCCGCGATGCACccagacacctctctgcctcCCGATCAATCGGCCCTTCCACaaatcggtttaaagtccgctttccaggcgccgctgggttggactggattctcaatatggctttcttccaccggggacggtccatggccatctcgtggttgagagtcctatactgagaacatttttggagcaaaaccttttacagccggatgcccttcctgacaccaacccaaggggaaattgattttctgtcggggttgactcccttagcccattcctccATGAGAGATATGATACGTGCACACAAAGTGAGAGATCAAGTCAATGGTCCTCATAACGCACCTTTTGCCCAGCGCCTGGACTTAGGCTGGGTCATTATAGGCGAAGTCTGCCTGGACAACGCCCACAAGCCAACCCTGAGCATCTTCAAAACTCATGTGCTTCAAAATGGACGTCCGTCACTTCTCATTTCAAAAACGCTGAGATGAAAGAGCAGTTTTCCTCCTTCgtggaaaagctttttgaaaacaaccaTGCAGAGGTTGCCTCATCCATTGACGACACAAACGAATGCTGGTACCTGGCCTTTTTTGGTGTGTACCACCCCCAGAAGCCTGGGCAAATACGGGTCGTGTTTGACTCAAgcggaggtggagcagttggtgggccggtgcagagacaatagcctgatcctgaatgtggagaagacgaaggagatcatcgtcgacttcaggaaaaaccagcctcaccacgctccactgatcatcaacagctcagctgtggaggtggtcagcagcactaaattcctgggggtccacatcacagacgacctcacctggactgtgaacaccacgagactggtcaagagggcacagaagcgcttgtacttcctgcggaggatgaggagagcccacctgcccccacccgtcatgaggacgttctacagaagcaccatagagagcattctgacaagctgtctcggtgtggtgtggaggttgcagcgcctccgattggaagaacgtgaggagagtggtgaggacagcagagaggatcatcggggctcctcttccctccattcaggacatgtcatcccagcgctgcgtgtcccgagcccgtaacattatcagtgacccgtcacacccccaccatggactgttctccctgctgccctctgggaagaggtttcgcagcatccgctgcaggtccaccaagTTCTGCAATAgctttttccctgctgtcgtcagacagttgaacattcaaacgtagcattcctctgcacacttgtaaatactgtttttgtctcctgcactgtttacatactttatcactgctgcactttgtactttataattatcttatttcatatttttatatagaatgtcacttttttaaccagccgaaataccactacattgttgaaagccgtatgcaacgaaatttcgttttgtacacacctagtgttgacaaaatgacaaagttctgtctaagtctaagtctaagtctttattttatatttttatatataatgtTACTCTTATTCAACCGCAATATCACCACATTGTGAAAGctgtatgcaacgaaatttcgttttgtatgCACCCTGTgtagacaaaatgacaataaagtttgtctaagtctaagtcaagCGCCCGACTGAACGGCCTCTCCCTCAACTCAGTGCTTCTCACAGGGCCCGACCTGAATAACACTCTGCTTGGCGTGCTGCTACGTTTCAGGAAATATCTCATTGCTGTCACTGTGGACATCCAGCAGATGTTTTATGGATTCCTGGTGAGGCATGAGCACAGAGATTACCTCAGATTTCTGTGGCACAATGACCTGTCTAAAAAGGTTCAAGAGTACCGCTTGCGGGTACACGTCTTCGGCAACAGCCCATCGCCTGCAGTATGGACTACCACGTGCTGCTAAGAAAGGTGAAGCAAGGTATGGCACTGACACAACACAGTTTGTGCATAGACATTCCTACGTTGATGATGGACTCGTGTCACTGCCCACCGAGTCTGCTGCCATAGACCCGCTGAAACGTACCTGTGCCTCACTCGCCGAGTCTAATTTGAGGCTGCGCAAAATAGCATCGAACAGTGTCACTGTGATGAAAGCTTTCGAACCTGAAAAACTGGCCTCTGGCATTAGAGAGCTGGGGCAGGACGATGGTTCTCTCCCTGCGCAGAGGAGCCTAGGCTTATGCTGGGACATTAACACAGACATGCTCACCTTTGAGGTAGCCATTGCTGATAAGCCTTACACTCGCCGTGGGGCGCTGTCAGTTGTCAACAGCGTCTTCGACCCTCTGGGTCTGGCCGCCCCAGTGACCATCAAAGGCAGGCTGCTACTGACACAAAAGCCAGAACTGCTTGCTCCTCCGGGCGAGTTTGCGGGTTTAGACCTTCTGAGAGGCCAGTGGAGGCAAGTGCAGGCGCTGGCGAACGAATTCTGGAACCGTTGGAGAAGTGAGTACCTGAGCACTCTCCATCCAAGACGTAAATGGCACAGGACACGCCGCGACCTTCAACCTGGGGACATTGTGCTGCTAAAGCAAACTCAAGTGCCAAGGAATGAGTGGCCGATGGCTATGGTCATATCCACCTCCGAGAGCAGCGATGCAAGGGTCCGGAAGGTTGAGGTGAAAACATCATCCCAAGGCACCTCGAAGACTTACCTGCGGCCCATTTCTGAAGTGGTCATTCTCATGGAAAAGGCGGATTAAAAGTGGACTGAGAAAAAGGAAAGTAGTTTCAAAGGTTCGTGGCATTACATGCCAGACGGGGAGTGTTCTGCCCtcagaattgttttcatgatgtaagaaatgttttctatgtAAAGAATCATACACAATGGTTATTTGTCGTTCGGAAGCAAACCGGAAgtgtattttgaaatgcaccGGAAGCTGCGCATGCTTTTGTCGAAGCGACTTGACAACTGATGAGTTGAGAGACGTTAGCGTTACTCGCGTCATCGAAGCGAATCTTTCTCCTCTCCTTATGCTCACGGAATCAACAGCTGTAAGTTATCATTGTTTTATTGGAtaactttattattgtttataagATAAGAAGAAGATTCATGGGAGAAACtaagtgtgtttgttgtttcacTTGCAGTTTCACTCGTTGTGTTTAACACTGAACAGAAATAAAGGGAGCAAGACGCTCTGAATCCTGGCTCAAGTGAGTTGGGCTGGCTGATGATCTGTGACAACGTACACGAAGTATATTAAAGCTTGGCGTACatcaggtgtcaaactcaaggcccgggggccagatacggcccgccacatcattttaagtggcccgcaaagacaaattgtgcatcaaattcgtgtcattactagaattgtcttcacttttaatatatatatatatttttttaatatttgaccagtttttactcgtctgatttgaaaacgagttatttgtcagtttgttttgtagcttttactggatataatatgaggtgctcatacattaatttgggttgacagtcataatggccctccgaaagaagttatgactacaatgcggctcgcgaagaaaatgagtttgacacccctggcgtACATAATACCAAAGTGAGGCATATGCGGATATGATTTTTGTCCACTTGGGGTCACCGTTCTCACGCTTAACAGTAGGATTGTGTCTGTGCTTGAATGCGTTTTTGGACTTGATACACGCTTTTAGCTGATCATAGCGAAcatctgttgttgttttttctcccctctCTTAGGAGCTCCTGACTCTGGAAGCTTCGAATTCCGCCCCGGAAAAGGAAATCAAAGCGTTAAAAAAAGAGATCCGGCACTACAACAGCGCCCTGGAGCGCCACCGGCCCTTTTGTGTCCTCCGAGGTTCCGTGCAGGTGGACGCCCTCCAGACTTCCACGTCTGTCACCTCCAAAGCGGAGCTTGGTGAAAACCCTCATCCAATGCCCTCATCTGATTTAGTCCCTTCCTCCCTGTTTACACACGCTCCTCATTCGCTGTTTAGCAATGACGCCCACATAGAATTACCCTCGTCCACCTTCTCCACGCTTCACCCCGAAGACATCCTCTCAGTCACATCTGAAATGTTCCCCATTGAAGATCCGGGAGCGCCGCCGCTCGACCCGCATCAATACAAGAACGCTTTAATATCGGCGCAGACCAACGGCGATGGGACCTTAAAGCCGAGTCAGATAACGCCAACGCTCGAGTCCCTGCCGTGTTCGATTCCCGTTCCGCCCAACACTCCAGACGGATTTTTCCCTTTAAACACACCTTTGGTGGAGCCGTACCCGGAAGAGCTGTCGCTATCTACCTTCCTGGAGGAAAATGACTGGATTCTGAATGCGGACAATAATCCCACCACTCTTTAAggtcaaccaaaaaaaaaaggtcgtggtgttcttttttttggcctaAGTACCCGTGGAAACTACAGGATTATGACACGGGGCCCTCTTTACTTTCACTTGTGTTCTC
This window contains:
- the LOC119128181 gene encoding H-2 class I histocompatibility antigen, Q9 alpha chain-like isoform X3, whose translation is MITMNLLAFFVLAVQIYSVTPVIHTLNYFMTGSQVAKLPEYWEAAYVDGVQILHFDSNHRKAKAKQDWVDKITEDDPHYWERETAISIQTEQIFKVSIENIKKRFNQTGGVHMYQWMYGCEWNDETGEVDGWEHHSYDGEDFISFELKTMSWIAAHPQAFITKLKWDQDDGFNQYWKNILTEVCPLRLKKHVSNGREFLTRTELPTVSLLQKTPSSPVTCHATGFYPRTSDLFWRKDGEQIHEDVEMGETLPNHDGTFQTTADLKVELTPDAEGRYECVFKLDGVREEMVTKLYARSILSNARIQEEDRKKAVAIAVPLVVLALVAVAVALGVFLAKRRKSQKAIYVPACNASSSEPD
- the LOC119128181 gene encoding major histocompatibility complex class I-related gene protein-like isoform X1 — its product is MITMNLLAFFVLAVQIYSVTPVIHTLNYFMTGSQVAKLPEYWEAAYVDGVQILHFDSNHRKAKAKQDWVDKITEDDPHYWERETAISIQTEQIFKVSIENIKKRFNQTGGVHMYQWMYGCEWNDETGEVDGWEHHSYDGEDFISFELKTMSWIAAHPQAFITKLKWDQDDGFNQYWKNILTEVCPLRLKKHVSNGREFLTRTELPTVSLLQKTPSSPVTCHATGFYPRTSDLFWRKDGEQIHEDVEMGETLPNHDGTFQTTADLKVELTPDAEGRYECVFKLDGVREEMVTKLYARSILSNARIQEEEDRKKAVAIAVPLVVLALVAVAVALGVFLAKRRKSQKAIYVPACNASSSEPD
- the LOC119128181 gene encoding class I histocompatibility antigen, F10 alpha chain-like isoform X2 → MITMNLLAFFVLAVQIYSVTPVIHTLNYFMTGSQVAKLPEYWEAAYVDGVQILHFDSNHRKAKAKQDWVDKITEDDPHYWERETAISIQTEQIFKVSIENIKKRFNQTGGVHMYQWMYGCEWNDETGEVDGWEHHSYDGEDFISFELKTMSWIAAHPQAFITKLKWDQDDGFNQYWKNILTEVCPLRLKKHVSNGREFLTRTELPTVSLLQKTPSSPVTCHATGFYPRTSDLFWRKDGEQIHEDVEMGETLPNHDGTFQTTADLKVELTPDAEGRYECVFKLDGVREEMVTKLYARSILSNARIQEEEDRKKAVAIAVPLVVLALVAVAVALGVFLAKRRKSQKANYAPASSASSSEQD
- the LOC119128181 gene encoding class I histocompatibility antigen, F10 alpha chain-like isoform X4, yielding MITMNLLAFFVLAVQIYSVTPVIHTLNYFMTGSQVAKLPEYWEAAYVDGVQILHFDSNHRKAKAKQDWVDKITEDDPHYWERETAISIQTEQIFKVSIENIKKRFNQTGGVHMYQWMYGCEWNDETGEVDGWEHHSYDGEDFISFELKTMSWIAAHPQAFITKLKWDQDDGFNQYWKNILTEVCPLRLKKHVSNGREFLTRTELPTVSLLQKTPSSPVTCHATGFYPRTSDLFWRKDGEQIHEDVEMGETLPNHDGTFQTTADLKVELTPDAEGRYECVFKLDGVREEMVTKLYARSILSNARIQEEDRKKAVAIAVPLVVLALVAVAVALGVFLAKRRKSQKANYAPASSASSSEQD
- the LOC119128181 gene encoding major histocompatibility complex class I-related gene protein-like isoform X7 produces the protein MITMNLLAFFVLAVQIYSVTPVIHTLNYFMTGSQVAKLPEYWEAAYVDGVQILHFDSNHRKAKAKQDWVDKITEDDPHYWERETAISIQTEQIFKVSIENIKKRFNQTGGVHMYQWMYGCEWNDETGEVDGWEHHSYDGEDFISFELKTMSWIAAHPQAFITKLKWDQDDGFNQYWKNILTEVCPLRLKKHVSNGREFLTRTELPTVSLLQKTPSSPVTCHATGFYPRTSDLFWRKDGEQIHEDVEMGETLPNHDGTFQTTADLKVELTPDAEGRYECVFKLDGVREEMVTKLYARSILSNARIQEEEDRKKAVAIAVPLVVLALVAVAVGVFLAKRPKSQKANYAPASSASSSEQD